Below is a window of Streptomyces qaidamensis DNA.
CTTCGCGGCACCCTCCCGCGCGTTCGCTACGACCAGCTGATGAAGCTCGGCTGGAAGGTCCTCATTCCGGTCGCGCTGGTGTGGCTGATGCTCGTCGCGAGCGTCCGGGCCTTCCGGAACGAGGGTTACGCCTTCGGTGACATCGCCCTCTACGTCGGCGGTGGCGTACTCGCCCTGCTGCTGCTCTCCTTCGTCGTCGACATGTTCCGCGAGAAGGCGAAGAAGGCCGAGGAGCCCGCCGAGACCCCGACCGCCTTCGACCCGATGGCGGGCGGATTCCCCGTGCCGCCCCTGCCGGGACAGGAACTCCCACCAGTCCCGCGCCGCCGCTCGCGCAGTGAGCGTGAGCTGATTGTCAGTGGTGGCCCCGATACTCGGAGTGACGAATCTCTGGGCGGAACTACGGATGGAAAGGAGGCGTCCGATGACTGAGGAACCCAAGGACACCAAGCCCGGTTTCCAGAACCCCGTGGCCGGCTTCGGCGTGACCTTCAAGGCCATGTTCAAGAAGCGGCTGACCGAGCAGTACCCGGAGCAGCAGAAGACCACGGCCCCGCGCTTCCACGGACGGCACCAGCTCAACCGCCATCCGGACGGCCTGGAGAAGTGCGTCGGCTGTGAACTGTGCGCCTGGGCCTGCCCCGCCGACGCGATCTACGTGGAGGGCGCGGACAACACCGAGGAGGAGCGCTACTCGCCGGGCGAGCGGTACGGCCGCGTCTACCAGATCAACTACGCCCGCTGCATCCTGTGCGGCCTGTGCATCGAGGCCTGCCCCACCCGGGCGCTCACGATGACCAACGAGTTCGAGCTGGCCGACTCCAGCCGCGCCAACCTCATCTACACCAAGGAACAGCTGCTCGCCGGTCTCGAGGACGGCATGGTCGACTCGCCCCACGCCATCTACCCCGGCACGGACGAGCAGGACTACTACCGGGGCCTGGTGACGGAAGCCGCGCCCGGCACCGAACAGCAGGTCGCCCACTCCAAGGGCGAGGTCGTGCAGGAGGCCGACTCGACCTTCGGCGGGACCGAACCCGCGTCGGACGAGGTGATCGGCCGATGACCGCCCAGCTCGCCGCCTACTCCACCTCCACCGGAGAGGCCGTCCAGTTCTGGACCCTCGGCACCGTCGCGTTGATCGGCGCCCTGGGCACCATCCTCATGAAGAGGGCCGTGCACAGCGCGCTCTGCCTCGCCGGAACCATGATCGTCCTGGCGGTGTTCTACCTCGCCAACGGCGCCTACTTCCTGGGCATCGTCCAGATCATCGTCTACACCGGCGCGATCATGATGCTGTTCCTGTTCGTGGTGATGCTCGTCGGCGTCACCGCGGCGGACTCCCTGAAGGAGACGATCAAGGGCCAGCGCTGGCTGGCCGCGCTGTGCGGGCTCGGCTTCGGCGTCCTGCTGGTCGCCGGGATCGGCAACGCCTCCCTGACGGAGTTCAACGGCATCGGCCAGGCGAACGCCGGGGGCAATGTGGAGGGCCTGGCCGCCCTCCTGTTCACCAGGTACGTCTTCGCGTTCGAGATCACCGGCGCCCTGCTCATCACGGCCGCCGTCGGCGCCATGGTGCTCACCCACCGCGAGCGCACCGAGCGGGCCAAGACGCAGCGGGAGCTCGCCGAGGAGCGCGTGCGCGAGGGCAAGCAACTGCCGCCGCTGCCCGCCCCCGGTGTGTACGCCCGGCACAACGCGGTCGACATCGCGGGCCTGCTGCCCGACGGCACCCCGTCCGACCTCACCGTCAGCAAGACCCTGCGCGAGCGCGGCCAGATCCGCGACGTGTCGCGGGAGGCGCTCAACGACCTCAAGGCCCTGGAGCAGCGGTCCGAGGAGCGTCTGGAGCGCAGGGCGGTCGGGCCGGCGAAGTTCCAGCGGTCCGAGGAGGCGTCGAAGTGAACCCGGTCAACTACCTCTACCTCGCGGCCCTGTTGTTCACGATCGGCGCCACCGGCGTACTGATCAGGCGCAACGCGATCGTCGTGTTCATGTGCGTCGAGCTCATGCTCAACGCCTGCAACCTCGCGTTCGTCGCCTTCTCCCGGATGCACGGCAACCTCGACGGCCAGATCATCGCCTTCTTCACGATGGTCGTCGCCGCCGCCGAGGTCGTGGTCGGGCTCGCGATCATCGTGTCCCTGTTCCGTGCCCGCCACTCGGCCTCGGTCGACGACGCCAGCCTGATGAAGCTGTAAGGGGTCGGAAGAATCGTGGAGAACCTCATTGCGCTGCTGGTGGCGGCGCCCCTGCTCGGAGCGGCGGTCCTGCTGTGCGGCGGGCGGCGGCTGGACGCCGTCGGCCACTGGCTCGGCACCCTGCTCGCGGCCGTCTCCTTCGTGCTCGGCCTGGTGCTGTTCACCGACATGCTGGGCCGGGACGCCGAGAGCCGCGTCCTGAGCCAGCACCTGTTCAGCTGGATCCCGGTCGAGGGCTTCCAGGCGGACGTCGCCTTCCAGCTCGACCAGTTGTCCATGACGTTCGTGCTGCTCATCACGGGCGTCGGATCGCTGATCCACCTGTACTCGATCGGGTACATGGAGCACGACGAGCGGCGCCGCCGCTTCTTCGGCTATCTGAACCTGTTCCTCGCGGCGATGCTGATCCTCGTCCTCGCCGACAACTACCTGCTGTTGTACGTCGGCTGGGAGGGCGTCGGTCTCGCCTCCTACCTGCTGATCGGCTTCTGGCAGCACAAGCCCAGCGCCGCCACGGCCGCGAAGAAGGCCTTCCTGGTCAACCGCGTCGGCGACATGGGTCTGTCCATCGCGATCATGCTGATGTTCCTGTGGTTCGGCACCTTCGCCTTCGGGCCGGTGCTCGGCGGCCACGGTGAGGCCGGGCTGGCCGGTGCCGCCGGTGAGGACAAGCTGACCGCGATCGCGCTGATGCTGCTGCTCGCCGCGTGCGGCAAGTCCGCCCAGGTGCCGTTGCAGTCCTGGCTCGGGGACGCCATGGAGGGCCCGACCCCGGTCTCGGCCCTCATCCACGCCGCGACGATGGTGACGGCGGGCGTCTACCTGATCGTCCGCTCCGCGGCCGTCTTCAACGGCGCCCCGGACGCGCAGCTGGTCGTCACCATCGTCGGCGCGGTCACGCTCCTGTTCGGTGCGATCGTCGGTTGCGCGAAGGACGACATCAAGAAGGCCCTGGCCGGCTCGACCATGTCGCAGATCGGCTACATGATCCTCGCCGCGGGTCTCGGCCCCATCGGCTACGTCTTCGCGATCATGCACCTGGTGACGCACGGCTTCTTCAAGGCCGGGCTGTTCCTCGGCGCCGGATCGGTCATGCACGGCATGAACGACGAGGTGGACATGCGCCGCTACGGCGGACTGCGGAAGTACATGCCGGTCACCTTCGTCACCTTCGGCCTCGGCTACCTGGCGATCATCGGCTTCCCGGGCCTGTCCGGGTTTTTCTCCAAGGACAAGATCATCGAGGCGGCGTTCGCCAAGGGCGGCACCGAGGGCTGGATCCTCGGCGCCTGCGCCCTGCTCGGCGCGGCCATCACCGCGTTCTACATGACGCGCGTGATGCTGATGACCTTCTTCGGCGAGGAGCGCTGGCGCAACGCCCCGACCCCGTCGCCGGCCAAGCCCGACGTGGAGCCAGCCGCCCAGACGCGCGGCGAGTACACCCCGCCGCATCCGCACGAGTCGCCCAAGGTCATGACGATCCCGATGATCGTGCTGGCCGTCGGGTCGGTCGCCGGCGGAGCGTTCTTCAGCATCGGCGACCGGTTCCTGCACTGGCTGGAGCCGATCACCGGGCACAGTCACGGCAACCCGCCGATCAGCGCGGGTGTGGTCACCGGCGCGACCGTCGCGTGCATGGTCATCGGCGTCGCCCTCGCGTGGGCCCAGTACGGCCGCCGCCCCGTCCCGGCCGTCGCCCCGCGCGGCTCGCTGCTCACCCGGGCCGCCCGGCGCGACCTGCTCCAGGACGACTTCAACCACGTCGTCCTGGTCCGCGGCGGCGAGCACCTCACGCGGTCCCTGGTCTACGTCGACCACACCCTGGTCGACGGCGTCGTCAACGGCACGGCGGCCTCGGTCGGCGGCCTCTCCGGGCGGATGCGCAAGCTGCAGAACGGCTTCGCCCGCTCCTACGCGGTCTCGATGTTCGGGGGTGCGGCGGTCATCGTCGCCGCGACCCTGCTGATGAGGGCGGTCTGATACCGATGTCCTTTCCTCTGCTGACAGTGACAGCGGCGCTCCCGGCCGTCGGGGCGATCGCCACCGCCGCCGTACCGGCCGCGAAGCGCACCGTGGCCAAGTGGCTGGCGCTGGTCTTCTCGCTCGCCACGCTCGTCCTGGCGATCACCGTCCTGGTGCGCTTCGACCCGGGCGGCGACCGTTACCAGCTCACCGAGTCCCACGCCTGGATCGCCGACTTCGGCGTCCGCTACGAACTGGGCGTGGACGGCATCGGGGTGGCGCTGATCGCGCTCACGGCGCTGCTGATCCCGTTCATCATCCTCGCGGGCTGGCACGACGCCGACCCCCTGGAGACCGGCAGCAGCCGGTGGCGGCCGACGCAGGGCTTCTTCGCCCTGATCCTCGCCGTCGAGGCGATGGTGATCCTCTCCTTCGAGGCCACGGACGTCTTCCTCTTCTACATCTTCTTCGAAGCCATGCTGATCCCGATGTACTTCCTCATCGGCGGCTTCGGGGACCGTGCCCACGAGCACGGTGAGAAGGCGGCGGCGACGCAACGCTCGTACGCGGCCGTCAAGTTCCTCCTCTACAACCTGGCCGGCGGCCTGCTCATGCTGGCCGCGGTGATCGGCCTGTACGTGGTCGCCGGGAACTTCTCGCTCCAGGAGATCGCCGAGGCCCGTGCCAACGGCACGCTCGACATGGCGACCAACACCGAGCGCTGGCTGTTCCTCGGCTTCTTCTTCGCCTTCGCGGTGAAGGCGCCGCTGTGGCCGCTGCACACCTGGCTGCCCAACGCCATGCAGGAGTCCACCGCCCCGGTCGCCGTGCTGATCACGGCGGTCGTCGACAAGGTCGGCACCTTCGCGATGCTCCGCTTCTGCCTCCAGCTCTTCCCGGAGGCCAGCAAGTGGGCCACGCCCGCCATCCTCGTCCTCGCCCTGATCAGCATCATCTACGGGGCGCTGCTGGCGGTCGGCCAGCGGGACATCAAGCGGCTGATCGCCTACGCGTCCATCTCCCACTTCGGCTTCATCATCATGGGCATCTTCGCGATGACCAGCCAGGGCCAGTCCGGCGCGACGCTCTACATGATCAACCACGGCATCTCGACGGCCGCGCTGATGCTGGTCGCGGGCTTCCTGATCTCCCGGCGCGGCTCGCGGCTCATCGCCGACTACGGCGGAGTGCAGAAGGTCGCCCCGGTGCTCGCCGGCACGTTCCTGATCGGCAGCCTCGCGACCCTCTCCCTGCCGGGACTGGCGCCGTTCGTCAGTGAGTTCCTGGTCCTGGTCGGCACGTTCACGCGCTACCCGGTGATCGGCATCATCGCCACGTTCGGCATCGTCCTCGCCGCGCTCTACACCCTCGTCCTCTACCAGCGGACGATGACGGGCCCGGTGAAACCGGAGGTCTCCGCGATGCCGGACCTCCGGGTCCGTGAACTCGTGGTCGTCACCCCGCTGGTCGTCCTGCTGATCTTCCTGGGCGTCTACCCGAAGCCCCTCACACAGATCATCGATCCGGCGGTCAAGCAGACCATGTCCGACGTCCAGAAGAAGGACCCCCAGCCCGAGGTGGAGGCGGCCAAGTGAGCGCAACAGCCGTCCACAGCCTGTGGACAACCGCGGCCGAACCGATCTCGAAGATCGACGCGCCGAAGATCGAATACGGGCAGCTCGCCCCCACCCTGATCATCGTCGGTGCGGCGATCGTCGGGATCCTGGTCGAGGCGTTCGTCCCGCGCAGATCGCGCTACTACGTCCAGATGTTCCTCTCCGTGGTCGCGATCACGGCCGCCTTCGCGGCGGTCGTGGCGCTCGCCGCAAACGGATACGGCACCACCAAGGCGCAGATCGCGGCGATGGGCGCGATCGCCGTCGACGGACCGGCCCTGTTCCTGCAGGGCACGATCCTGCTGGCGGCCCTGGTGGGCCTGTTCACCTTCGCCGAGCGGCGCCTGGACCCGGTGGTGCACGGCAACCGCGTCGACTCCTTCGCCGCGCAGGCCGCCGCCGTGCCGGGCAGCGAGAGCGAGAAGGCCGCGGTCAAGGCCGGGTTCACCACCACCGAGGTGTTCCCGCTGCTGCTGTTCGCCGTCGCCGGCATGCTGATCTTCCCGGCGGCCAACGACCTGCTGACGCTGTTCGTGGCGCTGGAGGTCCTCTCCCTGCCGCTGTATCTCCTGTGCGCCCTGGCCCGCCGCAAGCGGCTCATGTCGCAGGAGGCGGCGGTCAAGTACTTCCTGCTCGGCGCCTTCGCCTCCGCCTTCACCCTGTTCGGCATCGCGCTGCTCTACGGCTACGCGGGCTCGATGTCGTACGCGACGATCGCGCAGGTCGTCGAGGGCACCGTGCAGGACGTCAACCCGGCGCTCGCCGACACCATGGGCAACGACGCGCTGCTGCTGATCGGCGCCGCGCTGCTGGTGATGGGCCTGCTGTTCAAGGTGGGCGCGGTGCCGTTCCACATGTGGACGCCGGACGTGTACCAGGGCGCTCCGACGCCCGTGACCGGCTTCATGGCGGCGGCGACGAAGGTGGCGGCGTTCGGCGCGCTGCTGCGGCTGCTCTACGTCGTCCTGCCGGGCCTGCGCTGGGACTGGCGGCCGGTCATGTGGGCCGTGGCCATCGTCACCATGCTGGGCGGTGCGATCGTCGCGATCACCCAGACCGACATCAAGCGGCTGCTGGCGTACTCGTCGATCGCGCACGCCGGGTTCATCCTCGCGGGTGTCATCGCGACGACGCCCGACGGTGTCTCGTCGGTGCTGTTCTACCTGGCGGCGTACTCGTTCGTGACGATCGGCGCCTTCGCGGTGGTCACCCTCGTGCGCGACGCGGGTGGTGAGGCGACGCACCTGTCGAAGTGGGCCGGGCTCGGGCGCAGGTCCCCGCTGGTGGCGGCGGTGTTCGCGGTGTTCCTGCTGGCCTTCGCGGGCATCCCGCTGACGTCCGGCTTCGCCGGCAAGTTCGCCGTGTTCAAGGCGGCGGCGGAGGGCGGGGCCGCCCCGCTCGTCGTCATCGGTGTGATCTCGTCGGCGATCGCGGCGTTCTTCTACATCCGCGTCATCGTGCTGATGTTCTTCAGCGAGCCGCGGCCGGAGGGCCCGACGGTGGCGGTGCCGTCGCCGCTGACGATGACGGCGATCGGGGTGGGCGTGGCGGTCACGCTGGTGCTCGGTGTGGCGCCGCAGTACTTCCTCGATCTGGCGGGGCAGGCGGGCGTGTTCGTCCGCTGACATCCGCGTACGTCCCCATGGGGTCCGGCCTCCTTCGGGAGCCGGGCCCCACGGCGTTTCCGGGCAGGCGGACGGCCCGCCGGTCGAGTCGCACGTATGTATGGATGCCGCCTCCACCGGGCGGGACCTGTGGATGACTCCGGGGCTGTCGGTGGGGGCGCCTATGGTGGACGCAGTGGTCGAGGCGCGACGCACGGGGGACGCAACGATGGGCGCGACGGGCGGGACAGGTGTGATGACGGAACTGGACGCGGTGGCCGGGACGGAGGCGATCGGGATCGGGACGACCGGGACCGGAGCCGGGACCGGCGCGGGCCGCGGCTCCGCCGGGCCCCTCGGTGCCGACGCGAGCGAGGCGCTGGTCGCGCTGCACCGGGTCTTCGGCTACGACGCCTTCCGGGGCGAGCAGGAAGCCGTCATCGAGCATGTGGTGGCGGGCGGTGACGCCGTCGTGCTCATGCCGACCGGCGGCGGCAAGTCGCTGTGCTATCAGATCCCGTCCCTGGTCAGGCCGGGCACGGGCGTCATCGTCTCCCCGCTGATCGCCCTGATGCAGGACCAGGTGGACGCGCTGCGGGCGCTGGGCGTGCGCGCCGGGTTCATGAACTCCACGCAGGACTTCGACGAGCGGCGGATGGTGGAGGCCGAGTTCCTCGCCGGCGAGCTGGACCTGCTGTACCTGGCGCCGGAGCGGCTGCGGCTGGAGAGCACGCTCGACCTGCTCTCCCGCGGCAAGATCTCCCTCTTCGCGATCGACGAGGCGCACTGCGTCTCCCAGTGGGGCCACGACTTCCGGCCCGACTACCTGGCGCTGTCCCTCCTCGGCGAGCGCTGGCCGGACGTGCCGCGGATCGCGCTGACGGCGACGGCCACGGACGCGACGCACCAGGAGATCACCGAGCGGCTGAACATGCCGACGGCCCGCCACTTCGTGGCGAGCTTCGACCGGCCCAACATCCAGTACCGGATCGTGCCCAAGGCCGACCCGAAGAAGCAGCTGCTGAGCTTCCTGCGCGAGGAGCACGCGGGCGACGCGGGCATCGTCTACTGCCTGTCGCGCAACTCGGTGGAGAAGACCGCCGAGTTCCTCAGCCGAAACGGCGTCGAGGCGGTGCCGTACCACGCGGGCCTGGACTCGGGGACACGCGCCGCCCACCAGTCCCGCTTCCTTCGGGAGGACGGCCTGGTCGTGGTGGCGACCATCGCCTTCGGCATGGGCATCGACAAGCCGGACGTGCGCTTCGTCGCCCACCTCGACCTGCCCAAGTCGGTCGAGGGCTACTACCAGGAGACGGGCCGGGCCGGCCGCGACGGGCTGCCCTCGACGGCCTGGATGGCCTACGGGCTGAACGACGTCATCCAGCAGCGCAAGCTGATCCAGTCCGGCGAGGGCGACGAGGCCTTCCGGCGCCGGGCCCAGGCCCACTTGGACTCGATGCTGGCGCTGTGCGAGACGGCCCAGTGCCGCCGGGGCCAACTGCTCGCCTACTTCGGCCAGGACCCGGACGCCTCCGGCTGCGGTAACTGCGACACCTGCCTGACCCCACCGGAGACCTGGGACGGCACGATCGCGGCGCAGAAGGCGCTGTCCACGGTGGTCCGGCTGCAGCGGGAGCGCGGACAGAAGTTCGGCGCGGTGCAGATCGTCGACATCCTGCTGGGGAAGCGCACCGGCAAGGTCATCCAGTTCGACCACGACCAGCTGTCCGTGTTCGGCATCGGCGAGGAGCTCACCGAGGGCGAATGGCGGGGTGTCATCCGCCAGTTGCTCGCCCAGGGGCTGCTCGCGGTGGAGGGCGAGTACGGCACGCTGGTGCTGACCGAGGCGAGCGGGGCAGTGCTGCGGCGAGAGCGGGACGTGCCGCTGCGCAAGGAGCCGAAGAAGCCGGTGACCTCCCGGTCGGGGGCCTCGTCCTCCGGCTCCGGGCGGGGCGAGCGCAAGGGCAAGGCTGTCGCCGCCGAGCTGCCCGAGGAACTGCTGCCGGCCTTCGAGGCACTGCGTGCCTGGCGCGCCGAGCAGGCACGTGAGCAGGGCGTCCCGGCGTATGTGATCTTCCACGACGCCACGCTGCGGGAGATCGCCACGGTGTGGCCGACGTCGGTGGGGGAGCTCGGCGGGATCAGCGGGGTCGGTGAGAAGAAGCTGACGACGTACGGCGAGGGTGTGCTGGAGGTGCTCGCCTCGCGGGGTGGACCGGCAGCCTCCGCTCCCGCGGCGGGCGACTCGCCCCCGGCCCGGACAGCGCCCGGCCAGGAGGCGGCTCACCCCGCCCGACAGGACGCGGGCGAGCCGGACCACTGGCCGGAGATGGACGAGGAGCCGGAGCCCGACGACTGGATGTAGGGCCGGGGTCCTGCCGGGTCAGACCGGTGTTCGGGCCGGACCGGTCACACAGCCCGTCCCGCATACGCCCTGACGTCCGCGTCGGAGTCCGTCGTCGCCGTGGCGAGAGCCGCCCGGGCCTCCTCGGTGGCGCGGTGCCGGGTCAGTGCCAGGGCGCCACCGACCGCCGGGCCGATACGCCCCCACGAGCCATCGGCCGCGGGAGCCGGTGCGCCGCCGAGGGCTACGGCCGACGGGCCGATACGCCCCCGCGAGCCATCGGCCGCGGGAGCCGGTGCGCCGCCGAGGGTTAC
It encodes the following:
- the nuoI gene encoding NADH-quinone oxidoreductase subunit NuoI, producing the protein MTEEPKDTKPGFQNPVAGFGVTFKAMFKKRLTEQYPEQQKTTAPRFHGRHQLNRHPDGLEKCVGCELCAWACPADAIYVEGADNTEEERYSPGERYGRVYQINYARCILCGLCIEACPTRALTMTNEFELADSSRANLIYTKEQLLAGLEDGMVDSPHAIYPGTDEQDYYRGLVTEAAPGTEQQVAHSKGEVVQEADSTFGGTEPASDEVIGR
- a CDS encoding NADH-quinone oxidoreductase subunit J, translating into MTAQLAAYSTSTGEAVQFWTLGTVALIGALGTILMKRAVHSALCLAGTMIVLAVFYLANGAYFLGIVQIIVYTGAIMMLFLFVVMLVGVTAADSLKETIKGQRWLAALCGLGFGVLLVAGIGNASLTEFNGIGQANAGGNVEGLAALLFTRYVFAFEITGALLITAAVGAMVLTHRERTERAKTQRELAEERVREGKQLPPLPAPGVYARHNAVDIAGLLPDGTPSDLTVSKTLRERGQIRDVSREALNDLKALEQRSEERLERRAVGPAKFQRSEEASK
- the nuoK gene encoding NADH-quinone oxidoreductase subunit NuoK, producing MNPVNYLYLAALLFTIGATGVLIRRNAIVVFMCVELMLNACNLAFVAFSRMHGNLDGQIIAFFTMVVAAAEVVVGLAIIVSLFRARHSASVDDASLMKL
- the nuoL gene encoding NADH-quinone oxidoreductase subunit L, giving the protein MENLIALLVAAPLLGAAVLLCGGRRLDAVGHWLGTLLAAVSFVLGLVLFTDMLGRDAESRVLSQHLFSWIPVEGFQADVAFQLDQLSMTFVLLITGVGSLIHLYSIGYMEHDERRRRFFGYLNLFLAAMLILVLADNYLLLYVGWEGVGLASYLLIGFWQHKPSAATAAKKAFLVNRVGDMGLSIAIMLMFLWFGTFAFGPVLGGHGEAGLAGAAGEDKLTAIALMLLLAACGKSAQVPLQSWLGDAMEGPTPVSALIHAATMVTAGVYLIVRSAAVFNGAPDAQLVVTIVGAVTLLFGAIVGCAKDDIKKALAGSTMSQIGYMILAAGLGPIGYVFAIMHLVTHGFFKAGLFLGAGSVMHGMNDEVDMRRYGGLRKYMPVTFVTFGLGYLAIIGFPGLSGFFSKDKIIEAAFAKGGTEGWILGACALLGAAITAFYMTRVMLMTFFGEERWRNAPTPSPAKPDVEPAAQTRGEYTPPHPHESPKVMTIPMIVLAVGSVAGGAFFSIGDRFLHWLEPITGHSHGNPPISAGVVTGATVACMVIGVALAWAQYGRRPVPAVAPRGSLLTRAARRDLLQDDFNHVVLVRGGEHLTRSLVYVDHTLVDGVVNGTAASVGGLSGRMRKLQNGFARSYAVSMFGGAAVIVAATLLMRAV
- a CDS encoding NADH-quinone oxidoreductase subunit M, with the protein product MSFPLLTVTAALPAVGAIATAAVPAAKRTVAKWLALVFSLATLVLAITVLVRFDPGGDRYQLTESHAWIADFGVRYELGVDGIGVALIALTALLIPFIILAGWHDADPLETGSSRWRPTQGFFALILAVEAMVILSFEATDVFLFYIFFEAMLIPMYFLIGGFGDRAHEHGEKAAATQRSYAAVKFLLYNLAGGLLMLAAVIGLYVVAGNFSLQEIAEARANGTLDMATNTERWLFLGFFFAFAVKAPLWPLHTWLPNAMQESTAPVAVLITAVVDKVGTFAMLRFCLQLFPEASKWATPAILVLALISIIYGALLAVGQRDIKRLIAYASISHFGFIIMGIFAMTSQGQSGATLYMINHGISTAALMLVAGFLISRRGSRLIADYGGVQKVAPVLAGTFLIGSLATLSLPGLAPFVSEFLVLVGTFTRYPVIGIIATFGIVLAALYTLVLYQRTMTGPVKPEVSAMPDLRVRELVVVTPLVVLLIFLGVYPKPLTQIIDPAVKQTMSDVQKKDPQPEVEAAK
- the nuoN gene encoding NADH-quinone oxidoreductase subunit NuoN is translated as MSATAVHSLWTTAAEPISKIDAPKIEYGQLAPTLIIVGAAIVGILVEAFVPRRSRYYVQMFLSVVAITAAFAAVVALAANGYGTTKAQIAAMGAIAVDGPALFLQGTILLAALVGLFTFAERRLDPVVHGNRVDSFAAQAAAVPGSESEKAAVKAGFTTTEVFPLLLFAVAGMLIFPAANDLLTLFVALEVLSLPLYLLCALARRKRLMSQEAAVKYFLLGAFASAFTLFGIALLYGYAGSMSYATIAQVVEGTVQDVNPALADTMGNDALLLIGAALLVMGLLFKVGAVPFHMWTPDVYQGAPTPVTGFMAAATKVAAFGALLRLLYVVLPGLRWDWRPVMWAVAIVTMLGGAIVAITQTDIKRLLAYSSIAHAGFILAGVIATTPDGVSSVLFYLAAYSFVTIGAFAVVTLVRDAGGEATHLSKWAGLGRRSPLVAAVFAVFLLAFAGIPLTSGFAGKFAVFKAAAEGGAAPLVVIGVISSAIAAFFYIRVIVLMFFSEPRPEGPTVAVPSPLTMTAIGVGVAVTLVLGVAPQYFLDLAGQAGVFVR
- the recQ gene encoding DNA helicase RecQ; the encoded protein is MTELDAVAGTEAIGIGTTGTGAGTGAGRGSAGPLGADASEALVALHRVFGYDAFRGEQEAVIEHVVAGGDAVVLMPTGGGKSLCYQIPSLVRPGTGVIVSPLIALMQDQVDALRALGVRAGFMNSTQDFDERRMVEAEFLAGELDLLYLAPERLRLESTLDLLSRGKISLFAIDEAHCVSQWGHDFRPDYLALSLLGERWPDVPRIALTATATDATHQEITERLNMPTARHFVASFDRPNIQYRIVPKADPKKQLLSFLREEHAGDAGIVYCLSRNSVEKTAEFLSRNGVEAVPYHAGLDSGTRAAHQSRFLREDGLVVVATIAFGMGIDKPDVRFVAHLDLPKSVEGYYQETGRAGRDGLPSTAWMAYGLNDVIQQRKLIQSGEGDEAFRRRAQAHLDSMLALCETAQCRRGQLLAYFGQDPDASGCGNCDTCLTPPETWDGTIAAQKALSTVVRLQRERGQKFGAVQIVDILLGKRTGKVIQFDHDQLSVFGIGEELTEGEWRGVIRQLLAQGLLAVEGEYGTLVLTEASGAVLRRERDVPLRKEPKKPVTSRSGASSSGSGRGERKGKAVAAELPEELLPAFEALRAWRAEQAREQGVPAYVIFHDATLREIATVWPTSVGELGGISGVGEKKLTTYGEGVLEVLASRGGPAASAPAAGDSPPARTAPGQEAAHPARQDAGEPDHWPEMDEEPEPDDWM